A single region of the Leptodactylus fuscus isolate aLepFus1 chromosome 5, aLepFus1.hap2, whole genome shotgun sequence genome encodes:
- the SOWAHA gene encoding ankyrin repeat domain-containing protein SOWAHA, with protein sequence MAVTQEVVLNFLLEQGGKVKNSDLLRRFKPVVESPDPQEKANNRELFKRFVNNIAVVKDEEGTKMVVLKKKYTHLLAGRLEEQGERHRKEEQTPLVPVSDSTQETAGSPETGTSQQEPSAPALPELQDDQAEEVSHLTQNADIQNDATRESVFDIVSRMDNAGPLPFPKAWSDAQPKDQAQKPHMLPLRYAQTSLEEPNQSEDYPPQVSVLPQAVQEASHIVLPRSPKVARRPHDDTGSRSPHIKRASKAIKVTEETKYSDVVSLEPPEHEWLVSATNGRWNHKLHGLIMTDGDLAGKRDFISGFTALHWAAKSGNTEMVNLLFQLSQKNGSNVNVNARSFGGYTPLHIAAIHQHKDVILVLTRDYSANVNIRDNSGRKPYHYLKKTSPVQLKFILHDPAALTMEHSIPVRKNSKVATSILGTTTAFLGVLSDDVAFHDLTKGLKKPGSLNKFFTAPSGVKKKLKSRDRDPSIASLYEEPEDPEEIAEKRRPVSEFFIH encoded by the coding sequence GGTTTAAGCCTGTGGTGGAGTCTCCTGACCCTCAGGAAAAGGCAAACAACAGGGAGCTCTTCAAGAGGTTTGTCAATAACATAGCAGTGGTGAAAGATGAGGAGGGCACCAAGATGGTGGTGCTGAAGAAGAAGTATACCCATTTACTGGCAGGGAGGCTGGAGGAACAGGGGGAAAGGCACCGCAAGGAAGAACAAACGCCACTTGTACCTGTGAGTGACAGCACACAGGAGACAGCCGGCTCTCCAGAGACTGGCACGTCACAGCAGGAACCATCTGCGCCCGCACTTCCCGAGCTACAAGATGACCAGGCTGAGGAGGTAAGCCACCTAACCCAGAACGCTGATATCCAGAATGATGCTACAAGAGAGTCCGTGTTTGACATTGTGTCTAGAATGGACAATGCTGGACCCCTTCCCTTCCCCAAAGCATGGTCTGATGCCCAGCCTAAAGACCAGGCTCAGAAGCCACACATGTTGCCATTACGTTATGCCCAAACTTCACTTGAAGAACCCAACCAGAGTGAAGACTACCCGCCCCAAGTAAGCGTCCTGCCTCAAGCTGTCCAAGAGGCTTCTCATATTGTTTTACCCAGGTCCCCCAAGGTGGCCAGGAGGCCACATGACGATACCGGCTCCAGGTCTCCCCACATCAAACGGGCATCCAAAGCCATCAAAGTAACTGAGGAGACCAAATATTCAGATGTGGTCTCCCTGGAGCCACCTGAACACGAGTGGTTAGTCAGTGCTACGAATGGTCGGTGGAATCATAAACTCCATGGTCTCATAATGACGGACGGCGACTTGGCTGGTAAGAGAGACTTTATATCCGGTTTTACTGCATTGCACTGGGCAGCCAAAAGCGGCAACACCGAGATGGTGAACTTATTGTTTCAGCTAAGCCAGAAGAATGGTAGTAACGTTAACGTCAACGCAAGATCTTTTGGCGGGTATACCCCTCTTCATATAGCGGCTATACATCAACATAAAGACGTCATCCTTGTCTTAACTAGAGATTATAGCGCCAACGTAAACATCCGAGATAATAGTGGAAGAAAGCCATACCATTACCTAAAGAAAACCTCCCCCGTACAGCTAAAGTTTATCCTACACGACCCAGCCGCGTTAACTATGGAGCATTCTATACCGGTGAGAAAGAACTCCAAGGTGGCCACCTCTATATTGGGAACCACCACTGCCTTCCTGGGCGTCCTCTCCGATGATGTCGCCTTTCATGACTTGACTAAAGGCCTCAAGAAGCCGGGATCCTTAAATAAGTTCTTTACTGCGCCCTCCGGGGTCAAGAAGAAGCTCAAGTCCAGGGACCGCGATCCATCCATCGCTTCTCTTTATGAAGAACCCGAAGACCCAGAGGAAATTGCAGAAAAGCGCAGACCTGTTTCTGAGTTTTTCATCCATTAG